One Chitinophaga parva DNA segment encodes these proteins:
- a CDS encoding serine hydrolase domain-containing protein yields MQQLEALRQQLKIPGMAVAVQRGDTVLLAEGLGYADLDRHIKVTPQTAFGVASIGKTFTSTLVMQLVEAGKLRLDDRVSQYGVYPGNPDITVRELLTHTSEGIPGTWYQYNGSRFGMLGPVLEKITGMPFYALLMERIIMPLQMTASAPPIPLDQYYDYRKTNPAVTPFFDTAFFHATRPYELDNQGHIVKGQPFSFGAFGGLVTTVADLLKYGAAIDRHQFVSAATQAEIFTANRTSTGVITPYGLGWFVQPYRGDTFYWHYGQSSGQSALFIKVPARELTLVVLCNTDKLSQPFPLGDGDLLMSPVGQLFYRSFIRQDVDDLFRNKERIVQASIALLNGDSAKATKLYAAYQPPRTPGNPGVPQGKRIAALVDVGVNKELSSPFRLAHATTLRVYAVGEDCAGDGSFWCDAGWIEDRSGKVLWEMKGHTGVHAGGAAKNQKVDTLITLPAGEYTLHYRSDGGHAYNNWDSLPPDDLFWGIIVMPADK; encoded by the coding sequence TTGCAACAACTGGAGGCGCTACGGCAGCAACTGAAGATCCCGGGGATGGCAGTGGCGGTACAGCGGGGGGATACGGTATTGCTGGCGGAAGGCTTGGGGTATGCAGACCTGGACAGGCACATAAAGGTGACACCTCAAACCGCTTTTGGGGTGGCGTCTATAGGAAAAACATTTACCTCCACCCTGGTCATGCAATTGGTAGAAGCGGGAAAACTACGGTTGGATGACCGCGTTTCACAATACGGGGTGTATCCGGGGAACCCGGACATCACAGTGCGGGAACTGCTCACACATACCTCTGAAGGCATACCTGGCACCTGGTACCAGTACAATGGTTCCCGCTTTGGAATGCTGGGGCCTGTACTGGAAAAGATCACAGGCATGCCTTTCTATGCCTTGCTGATGGAGCGTATTATTATGCCCCTGCAAATGACGGCTTCCGCCCCGCCCATACCGTTGGATCAGTATTATGATTACCGCAAAACAAATCCCGCCGTTACGCCTTTTTTTGATACCGCCTTTTTCCATGCCACCCGGCCTTATGAACTGGATAACCAGGGCCACATTGTAAAGGGCCAGCCCTTTTCATTCGGCGCGTTTGGCGGCCTGGTAACTACCGTAGCAGACCTGCTCAAATATGGGGCAGCCATAGACCGGCACCAGTTCGTCAGTGCCGCCACACAGGCGGAGATCTTCACGGCCAACAGAACGAGCACCGGCGTAATCACGCCTTACGGCCTGGGATGGTTTGTACAGCCTTACCGCGGCGATACTTTTTATTGGCACTATGGGCAAAGCTCCGGACAATCTGCTTTGTTTATAAAGGTGCCTGCACGCGAGCTGACATTGGTGGTCCTGTGCAACACGGACAAACTCAGCCAGCCTTTTCCCCTGGGCGATGGAGACCTGTTGATGTCACCGGTGGGGCAATTGTTTTACCGAAGCTTCATCCGGCAGGATGTAGATGACCTGTTCAGGAATAAAGAGCGGATCGTGCAGGCTTCCATCGCGTTACTGAATGGCGATAGCGCCAAGGCCACCAAGTTATACGCAGCTTACCAGCCTCCCCGTACGCCCGGAAATCCGGGTGTGCCGCAAGGTAAACGCATTGCAGCACTGGTGGATGTGGGCGTGAATAAGGAACTTTCATCCCCTTTCCGGTTAGCGCATGCCACCACGCTCAGGGTCTATGCTGTGGGCGAGGATTGTGCGGGCGACGGCAGCTTCTGGTGTGATGCGGGTTGGATAGAAGACCGCAGCGGCAAAGTGTTGTGGGAGATGAAGGGGCATACGGGGGTGCATGCTGGTGGCGCCGCGAAAAATCAAAAGGTGGATACATTGATCACATTGCCGGCAGGCGAGTACACACTGCATTACAGGTCGGACGGAGGGCATGCTTATAACAACTGGGACTCCCTCCCGCCGGACGATCTTTTTTGGGGAATTATTGTGATGCCTGCCGATAAATGA
- a CDS encoding glycoside hydrolase family 43 protein: MTIRKTMLKALLLAAPTLCGIHARAQQQPSIFLADPTVFSDKGMYYLYGTGSDRGFLVYTSKDLKTWSQPADTAQRLALKKGESFGDHGFWAPQVVKYKGSYYMAYTADEHIAIARGSSPAGPFRQSSFKALRGDTKQIDPFLFFDDNGKVYLYHVKLQHGNRIFVAEMKPDLSDIIPGTEKECLAATEPWENTAAAGWPVSEGPTVLKHKQTYYLVYSANDFRSKDYAVGYATAASPAGPWKKYAGNPIISRQTVGHNGSGHGDVFTDQQGHMHYVLHTHRSDSAVAPRATAVVDLRFKPAKGGEDVLEADGNSFRWLQD, from the coding sequence ATGACTATACGTAAAACCATGCTTAAAGCGCTGCTGCTGGCGGCGCCCACGTTATGCGGCATCCATGCCCGCGCACAGCAACAACCCTCCATCTTCCTTGCCGATCCCACGGTATTTTCAGACAAAGGCATGTACTACCTGTATGGAACGGGCAGTGATCGTGGCTTCCTGGTCTATACATCGAAAGACCTGAAAACGTGGTCCCAGCCGGCGGATACTGCGCAGCGCCTGGCGTTGAAGAAAGGAGAGAGCTTTGGCGACCACGGTTTCTGGGCGCCGCAGGTAGTGAAGTATAAAGGTAGTTATTACATGGCCTATACGGCCGATGAGCATATTGCCATTGCCCGGGGAAGCAGCCCTGCAGGGCCTTTCCGCCAGTCGTCATTCAAAGCACTGCGTGGCGATACCAAACAGATAGACCCGTTTCTTTTCTTTGATGATAACGGTAAAGTATACCTCTACCACGTGAAGCTGCAGCATGGCAACCGCATTTTTGTAGCAGAGATGAAGCCGGATCTGTCTGATATCATCCCCGGCACGGAAAAGGAATGCCTTGCCGCCACGGAGCCCTGGGAGAATACCGCCGCCGCCGGATGGCCGGTATCAGAAGGCCCCACGGTGTTGAAACATAAACAAACTTATTACCTGGTCTATTCTGCCAATGACTTCCGCAGCAAGGACTATGCGGTAGGTTACGCTACGGCTGCCTCGCCCGCCGGCCCCTGGAAAAAATACGCGGGTAACCCCATCATCAGCCGGCAAACCGTTGGCCACAACGGCTCTGGTCATGGGGATGTATTTACGGACCAGCAAGGGCATATGCACTATGTATTGCATACGCACCGCTCAGACAGTGCGGTGGCCCCGCGCGCCACGGCCGTGGTGGATCTCCGGTTTAAGCCGGCGAAGGGCGGGGAAGATGTGCTGGAAGCAGATGGAAACTCCTTCCGCTGGTTGCAGGATTAG
- a CDS encoding papain-like cysteine protease family protein, whose protein sequence is MASLHRSLAYAGSNLSQIESDFPDFKQVKTEFVLPLYNYTPPGNDKPASRAAAGFQALPQTLQLSDTAYQQDIALALLTGNNMVGFVYYWIMQFNNSQQVPLDLQKLVGNLALGIDVKMNGHVTQQLSALPFILMPPTSTPTTNTPSLLLRRGVAGMAAATDGGDTNAALEKLLNETLVLLNTDALAKLQAAVPNTPLASIIAFTSLSFKKDGEKMPVMNVPGYQALAGQAREQFSIIVSDTDYNLLKSLPAATFNALFDFPLTIPALNPVVVKGDVTFTGTDPVKYSNLTSYDLVLDYTGNSAKYAWDNYTNTDIPGRKVNFDFHAQNDIILDTQSAGTVTLTVKLYDGSIVWKHSYQPDDTTLQAVHIEIPLVQVPVLTADPGSPGSNNQPIKGQVVEISGKCLMKDITVVLQAKNKATDADWKVIGVATTDITGSFTMPYPLGSYEVAQALISLSPDNPIPVSTIPLASQQSPLQTITTDYLYLLIEGVDCSGDEDADADCSCHSTDSKTPRLPDQKDLIGSDKFSQDLGGGTCMNLTTPNRTLSEQTYYAIVRTSDPDVANYVLEKSTVQQLDGFQKVSFTLGDGQKVERVEVSYETPIRWQDAPDTIDKDNHLSIYQAVNVAHGHLLTYKSVLKADGYSLGDLLYSLPLAPGQKKEIVVFDYKRSLQGSETQQLSQRESLSAGIVDDRSIIDSLSGSIDQYLQGQSSASTGGVSAGLGVGAILGPVGAVLGVSGGYSSSSSNASQNSSRNTSQAFGETLRNAIMQSSSAYRQQNGTLIDTIQEGQQYSTTTEVVANHNHCHSLTMLYFEVLRHYAVFQELVQVEECIFVPLIMTNFTMENIHKWRDVLAANLMYRPSNTYLPMFRGLNPLLKGFDANDRVLTNWSNVDFPAGRYCDETITEITGQINFRVSIPRPKTRFDRILSLPIVKKTVTTQGGVDVVGTVEDNIKNAVIGAIVPCAAGGPSIKRETNTTEVITRGQIFDMFMTLDANYETVPPAKCIRVNFDSVDTPNIPFLYFNDAYTPLDFFAGMEKEKKLWDAYASLLGMTTNELLHYFSNNVIADWDQIFNDYIAPMLIAKLIDQYKITIKPLTGLDFTPLDKYNGGNRLLRYTLRGDTSQARVDITQLDILYNIAFANQMEFFQYIDLRVESLRVNYATAHYNGTIVSKTLNDDLVDGVKDIYTPLNFDEKRNPRKEDKFIVNELITHLNSNVEYYNKVLWRALDIDRRYLLLDGFHIQVYDDLNQPGPMKSLASIVKNQLIGIAGNSLIFPVAAGVKVDRSYIVVSQNADGQPSNEVKISLLDHYKPLTPPDPFRISVPTRGVFAEAVMGACDACEPVKDNSSQDWDKFTTDEPTAINPVTVPTPAPTDWKAVFKDFASPLVNIQNAPALPAPGAGLAGLSDLLGKADIFKDITGLDANQKNAMATYLSNQENAKAFAQMAKDMAVQAHNTQNDDKIKSAINDAQASGNLTKDDAGKLTKDHIQQMIDGGETKRTDAAAAAAKKPSLTDAAVKAVDQGKAVKAEQTDATTGKTEKVDIEGGGPENVLADAGGTIPLLQQENDLACWATVATMMECWRESASLSVETVLGMAGQTWLDKFTAKQGLRSSEKDPFVEAMHMTAEPPASYTLQRYIDLVKTYGPLWITTDAATAAGQFSPHARLLKKITGTGTPDGIGTYFYFNDPYTGTEVRESFSDFQSAFEQMVTDNPGQLYKQIVHFIEAVGPGEGGSGSGTSAAPTAAQLNSNKPTATDSIIINKNALKKVTSVTNWGDTSVSHNTTVSGRRNGNDVIHLILHETAADTGNGFSPPYTAHMVVRNDATVWQFNDLLELEAHANTFNEKSVGIEFVNRGWLASPKTKYDDGTGTLQPCPPRGTACTSTGDCQNCDSQSPLYSYGHEAIPATEGGLAAQQKTLFAEDKGYLWCFWGMGFNIYRLPQSKDQLEKEKELVEWLVRDLPIAYLNWVSDGSKWDATKPSSQVLAGWLGIPITATGMPVLDLPNIKDTWLQVVSYNDVKSYWTFKAADTPAAADKDKKQFFIFTTGFSYITFANMKTTPGILSHNAVYENHSDGSFLTLYTWLRIEKGKDKDKAFDLCKSLMKDHFIKATVTADPAGKKRTVILLDVSDGNLA, encoded by the coding sequence ATGGCTTCTTTACACAGATCACTAGCGTACGCCGGTAGCAACCTGTCCCAGATTGAAAGCGATTTTCCTGACTTCAAACAGGTAAAGACGGAATTTGTACTGCCGCTCTACAACTACACACCACCCGGCAATGACAAGCCGGCAAGCCGCGCCGCCGCCGGTTTCCAGGCCCTGCCGCAAACCCTGCAGTTATCAGATACCGCTTACCAGCAGGACATTGCACTGGCCCTGCTCACCGGCAATAACATGGTGGGTTTTGTGTACTACTGGATCATGCAGTTCAACAACTCCCAGCAGGTGCCCCTGGACCTTCAAAAGCTGGTGGGCAACCTGGCGCTTGGCATCGATGTAAAAATGAATGGCCACGTAACCCAGCAACTGAGCGCGCTGCCTTTCATCCTGATGCCACCCACCAGTACACCTACTACCAATACGCCTTCCCTCCTGTTGCGGCGTGGCGTCGCCGGCATGGCTGCTGCTACGGATGGAGGCGACACCAATGCGGCACTGGAAAAACTGCTGAATGAAACATTGGTGCTGCTCAACACGGACGCCCTTGCAAAACTGCAGGCCGCCGTGCCCAATACGCCACTGGCTTCCATCATCGCATTTACCTCCCTCTCGTTCAAAAAAGACGGGGAGAAAATGCCGGTAATGAATGTGCCCGGCTACCAGGCCCTTGCCGGCCAGGCCAGGGAACAGTTCTCCATCATTGTCAGCGACACGGATTACAACCTGCTGAAAAGCTTGCCTGCAGCCACTTTCAACGCACTCTTTGATTTCCCCCTCACCATACCGGCCCTGAACCCGGTCGTAGTGAAAGGCGATGTTACCTTCACCGGCACGGATCCCGTGAAATACAGCAACCTTACCAGCTATGACCTGGTGCTGGACTACACGGGCAATTCCGCTAAATACGCGTGGGATAATTATACCAATACAGACATTCCCGGGCGCAAAGTGAACTTTGACTTTCACGCACAAAACGATATCATCCTCGACACGCAGAGCGCCGGCACGGTAACCCTTACCGTGAAACTGTACGATGGCAGCATTGTGTGGAAACACAGCTACCAGCCGGACGATACCACGCTCCAGGCCGTGCACATTGAAATACCACTGGTGCAGGTACCCGTGCTCACGGCAGATCCGGGTAGCCCCGGCAGCAACAACCAGCCCATTAAAGGACAGGTAGTGGAGATCAGCGGTAAATGCCTGATGAAAGACATTACCGTGGTGCTGCAGGCGAAGAACAAGGCCACAGACGCCGATTGGAAGGTCATTGGTGTAGCCACCACGGACATTACCGGCAGCTTTACCATGCCTTACCCGCTGGGCAGTTATGAAGTAGCACAGGCCTTGATCTCCTTATCCCCGGATAACCCGATCCCGGTGAGCACCATCCCGCTGGCATCCCAGCAATCGCCTTTGCAGACCATCACCACGGATTATTTGTACCTGCTCATAGAAGGTGTGGACTGCAGTGGTGATGAAGATGCAGACGCAGATTGCAGCTGCCACAGTACCGATAGTAAAACGCCCCGCCTCCCCGACCAGAAAGACCTGATCGGGTCCGATAAATTTTCACAGGACCTGGGTGGCGGCACCTGCATGAACCTCACTACGCCCAACCGTACGCTCAGTGAGCAAACCTACTACGCCATTGTACGCACTTCCGATCCAGATGTGGCCAACTATGTGCTGGAAAAAAGTACCGTGCAGCAGTTGGACGGTTTTCAAAAAGTGTCCTTCACTTTGGGCGACGGGCAGAAGGTAGAACGGGTGGAAGTAAGCTATGAAACCCCCATCCGCTGGCAGGACGCCCCGGACACCATCGATAAGGATAACCATCTTTCCATTTACCAGGCGGTGAATGTGGCGCATGGCCACCTGCTCACGTACAAATCTGTGCTCAAGGCAGATGGCTACTCACTGGGCGACCTCCTTTACTCCCTGCCACTGGCCCCGGGGCAAAAGAAAGAGATCGTGGTGTTTGACTACAAACGTTCTTTACAGGGCTCCGAAACACAACAGCTTTCCCAGCGGGAAAGCCTTTCCGCGGGCATTGTAGACGACCGCAGCATCATTGACAGCCTGAGTGGTTCCATTGACCAGTACCTGCAGGGGCAAAGCAGTGCCAGCACCGGCGGTGTATCCGCAGGGCTGGGCGTGGGCGCTATTTTAGGCCCGGTGGGCGCGGTGCTGGGCGTATCCGGCGGCTACTCTTCCTCTTCTTCCAATGCATCGCAAAACAGCTCCCGTAATACCAGCCAGGCCTTTGGCGAAACCCTGCGCAACGCTATCATGCAAAGCTCCAGCGCGTACCGCCAGCAGAATGGTACACTGATAGACACCATCCAGGAAGGACAACAATATTCCACCACCACGGAAGTAGTGGCCAATCATAACCACTGCCATTCCCTCACCATGCTGTATTTTGAAGTACTGCGCCACTACGCGGTATTCCAGGAACTGGTGCAGGTAGAGGAATGTATTTTTGTGCCGCTGATCATGACCAACTTCACGATGGAGAACATCCATAAGTGGCGGGATGTGCTGGCCGCCAACCTGATGTACCGGCCGTCTAACACGTACCTGCCCATGTTCCGCGGCCTCAATCCCTTGCTGAAAGGTTTTGATGCCAATGACCGCGTGCTGACCAACTGGTCCAACGTGGACTTCCCCGCGGGCCGCTATTGCGATGAGACCATTACCGAGATCACAGGGCAGATCAATTTCCGCGTGAGCATTCCCCGGCCCAAGACCCGCTTTGACCGCATCCTGTCTTTGCCCATCGTTAAAAAAACCGTGACCACCCAAGGTGGCGTGGATGTAGTGGGCACCGTGGAAGACAATATCAAGAACGCCGTGATAGGCGCCATTGTGCCGTGCGCCGCAGGTGGCCCCAGCATCAAGCGGGAAACCAACACCACGGAAGTGATCACCCGCGGGCAGATCTTTGATATGTTCATGACCCTGGATGCCAACTATGAAACCGTGCCCCCGGCCAAATGTATCCGTGTGAACTTTGATTCTGTGGATACACCGAATATCCCGTTCCTGTATTTCAACGACGCCTATACACCGCTGGATTTCTTTGCCGGCATGGAAAAGGAAAAGAAACTGTGGGATGCCTATGCCAGCCTGCTGGGCATGACCACCAATGAGCTGCTGCATTATTTCAGCAACAATGTGATCGCAGACTGGGACCAGATCTTCAACGATTACATTGCCCCCATGCTCATTGCCAAGCTGATAGACCAGTACAAGATCACCATCAAACCCCTGACTGGCCTGGACTTCACGCCGCTGGACAAATACAACGGTGGCAACCGCCTGCTGCGCTATACCCTGCGCGGTGACACCTCCCAGGCCCGCGTAGACATTACGCAACTGGACATCCTGTACAACATTGCGTTTGCCAACCAGATGGAATTTTTCCAGTACATAGACCTGCGCGTGGAAAGCCTGCGCGTGAACTATGCCACTGCGCACTATAACGGTACCATCGTGAGCAAAACACTAAACGATGACCTGGTGGATGGTGTAAAAGACATTTACACCCCCCTCAACTTTGACGAAAAACGCAACCCGCGCAAGGAGGATAAGTTCATCGTGAACGAACTGATCACGCACCTGAACAGCAACGTGGAATACTATAACAAAGTGCTGTGGCGCGCGCTGGACATAGACCGGCGCTACCTGCTGCTGGATGGTTTCCATATCCAGGTGTATGATGACCTGAACCAGCCTGGCCCCATGAAAAGCCTGGCCTCTATTGTAAAAAACCAGCTCATAGGCATAGCGGGCAACTCGCTGATCTTCCCCGTGGCTGCGGGCGTGAAAGTAGACCGCTCTTACATCGTGGTATCGCAAAACGCAGACGGGCAGCCCAGCAATGAAGTGAAGATCTCGCTGCTGGATCACTACAAACCGCTTACACCACCCGATCCGTTCCGCATCAGTGTGCCCACCCGCGGCGTATTTGCAGAAGCCGTGATGGGCGCCTGCGACGCCTGCGAACCGGTGAAGGACAACTCTTCACAGGATTGGGATAAATTCACGACCGATGAGCCCACGGCCATCAACCCTGTAACGGTGCCCACGCCTGCACCCACAGACTGGAAAGCGGTATTCAAGGACTTTGCTTCACCACTGGTAAATATCCAGAACGCACCGGCACTGCCGGCTCCGGGCGCAGGACTGGCAGGCCTTTCAGACCTGCTGGGCAAGGCCGATATCTTCAAAGACATCACCGGCCTGGATGCCAACCAGAAAAATGCCATGGCTACTTACCTGTCTAACCAGGAAAATGCCAAAGCCTTTGCACAGATGGCCAAAGACATGGCCGTACAGGCACATAACACGCAGAACGATGATAAGATCAAGAGCGCGATCAACGATGCACAGGCCAGTGGCAACCTCACCAAGGACGATGCTGGCAAACTGACCAAAGACCACATTCAACAAATGATAGACGGCGGCGAAACTAAGCGCACGGATGCCGCTGCCGCAGCCGCCAAGAAGCCTTCCCTCACGGATGCAGCTGTAAAAGCGGTAGACCAGGGCAAAGCCGTGAAAGCAGAACAAACGGATGCCACTACCGGTAAAACAGAAAAAGTAGACATTGAAGGCGGCGGCCCGGAAAACGTGCTGGCCGACGCCGGCGGCACCATCCCGCTACTGCAGCAGGAAAATGACCTGGCCTGCTGGGCCACGGTAGCCACCATGATGGAATGCTGGCGCGAGTCAGCCAGTCTTTCCGTAGAAACCGTGCTGGGCATGGCTGGACAAACATGGTTGGATAAATTCACGGCCAAGCAGGGGCTGCGCTCCAGCGAAAAGGACCCCTTCGTGGAAGCCATGCACATGACGGCCGAACCGCCCGCCAGCTATACCTTGCAGCGTTACATTGACCTGGTGAAGACCTATGGCCCGCTGTGGATCACTACCGATGCCGCCACGGCCGCCGGCCAGTTCTCCCCGCATGCACGCCTGCTGAAAAAGATCACGGGCACCGGCACGCCTGATGGTATAGGCACTTACTTCTACTTCAATGATCCCTACACGGGCACGGAAGTGAGGGAATCCTTCAGCGACTTCCAGTCTGCCTTTGAACAGATGGTGACCGACAATCCCGGCCAGCTTTACAAACAGATCGTTCACTTTATAGAAGCTGTAGGCCCGGGGGAGGGCGGTAGCGGTAGCGGGACCAGTGCCGCGCCTACCGCTGCGCAACTGAACAGCAATAAGCCCACTGCCACAGACAGCATCATCATCAATAAAAATGCACTGAAAAAAGTAACCAGCGTTACGAACTGGGGCGACACTTCGGTATCGCACAACACCACCGTATCCGGCCGCCGTAATGGCAACGATGTGATCCACCTCATCCTGCATGAAACCGCGGCCGATACCGGCAACGGGTTCTCCCCGCCATACACTGCGCATATGGTGGTGCGCAACGATGCCACCGTTTGGCAGTTCAACGACCTGCTGGAACTGGAAGCACATGCCAACACGTTCAACGAAAAATCCGTCGGGATCGAGTTTGTGAACCGTGGCTGGCTGGCCAGTCCCAAAACAAAATATGACGATGGTACCGGCACCCTGCAGCCTTGCCCGCCGCGCGGCACTGCCTGCACCAGCACCGGTGATTGCCAGAACTGCGACAGCCAATCCCCCCTGTATTCTTACGGACATGAGGCCATCCCCGCTACCGAAGGGGGACTGGCCGCGCAGCAAAAGACATTGTTTGCCGAAGACAAGGGCTACCTGTGGTGCTTCTGGGGAATGGGCTTTAATATTTACCGCCTGCCCCAAAGCAAGGATCAGCTGGAAAAAGAAAAGGAACTGGTAGAATGGCTGGTGCGGGATCTTCCGATCGCTTACCTGAACTGGGTTTCAGACGGCAGCAAGTGGGATGCAACCAAACCCTCTTCGCAGGTGCTGGCCGGTTGGCTTGGCATTCCCATCACTGCCACCGGCATGCCGGTGCTGGACCTGCCTAATATCAAGGACACATGGCTGCAGGTAGTATCTTACAATGATGTAAAATCCTACTGGACCTTCAAAGCTGCCGATACGCCGGCAGCAGCGGACAAGGATAAAAAGCAGTTCTTCATTTTCACTACCGGGTTCAGTTACATTACGTTTGCGAACATGAAGACCACACCGGGTATTCTATCGCATAACGCAGTGTATGAAAATCATTCTGATGGATCTTTCCTTACATTGTATACGTGGCTGCGCATTGAAAAAGGTAAGGATAAGGATAAGGCGTTTGACCTGTGTAAGTCACTGATGAAGGATCACTTTATTAAGGCGACTGTAACAGCTGATCCGGCAGGGAAAAAGCGGACAGTGATCCTGCTGGATGTGAGTGACGGGAACCTGGCGTAG
- a CDS encoding class I SAM-dependent methyltransferase, translating into MGSQAIQAQLWGRNPQAWSSIQEATCQSGYDHALQLLQLTADIHLLDVGCGSGLFCSEAYGYTKHVTGFDATPGLLEEARKRAPALTFINGDMEALPFPGAQFDVVTGFNSFQFAADVNKALAEAARVLKPRGRLIAMIWGNKADCEATAFLAAVDSLLPPPPPGAPGPFALSEDQRLEKAIQQAGLTILTNDDVPNVWEYPDLPTALDGLLSAGPSAKAIAHSGYDKVRTALSHAVAPFTQDNGHVVFRNKFRVVMAQKA; encoded by the coding sequence ATGGGCTCACAGGCTATCCAGGCGCAATTATGGGGGCGCAATCCCCAGGCATGGTCTTCCATCCAGGAAGCTACCTGCCAGTCGGGTTATGACCATGCCTTACAACTGCTGCAACTCACCGCTGACATTCACTTGCTGGATGTAGGCTGCGGCTCCGGCCTGTTTTGCAGTGAAGCATATGGCTACACCAAACACGTCACGGGTTTTGATGCTACACCCGGGCTGCTGGAAGAAGCCCGCAAACGCGCACCGGCACTCACTTTCATCAATGGAGACATGGAAGCGCTTCCCTTCCCGGGTGCACAATTTGACGTGGTGACCGGCTTCAATTCTTTCCAGTTTGCCGCCGATGTTAACAAGGCACTGGCAGAAGCCGCGCGGGTATTAAAACCCCGGGGCCGGCTCATTGCCATGATCTGGGGCAATAAGGCAGATTGTGAAGCCACCGCTTTCCTCGCCGCGGTGGATAGCCTCCTGCCCCCGCCCCCACCAGGGGCGCCGGGCCCCTTTGCCCTCAGTGAAGATCAGCGGCTGGAAAAAGCGATACAACAGGCAGGGCTCACCATCCTTACCAATGACGATGTGCCCAATGTCTGGGAATACCCCGACCTGCCCACCGCGCTGGACGGGCTGTTGTCTGCAGGTCCGTCTGCCAAAGCTATTGCGCACAGTGGTTATGATAAAGTAAGAACGGCGCTCAGCCATGCCGTAGCGCCGTTCACACAGGACAATGGCCACGTGGTATTCCGGAATAAATTCAGGGTAGTGATGGCGCAGAAAGCCTAA
- a CDS encoding SRPBCC family protein, with protein sequence MNSILQFDFLADKQNNTLTIRREFLADRALVWDCYTKRELLDQWFAPKPLTTKTKSMDFREGGHWHYAMVEPNGTEYWGLTHYKKIQSIDYYTTTDAFSNEAGEINEALPQAAWRVTFTDKGENTLVETIVTYKSLADLEQVIQMGMEQGMIATLEKLDELLLTLK encoded by the coding sequence ATGAACAGCATCCTGCAATTTGATTTCCTTGCCGACAAGCAAAACAACACACTGACCATCCGTCGTGAATTCCTGGCCGACCGCGCCCTTGTGTGGGACTGCTACACTAAAAGGGAACTGCTGGACCAATGGTTTGCTCCCAAGCCGCTCACTACGAAAACAAAATCCATGGACTTCCGCGAGGGCGGCCACTGGCACTATGCCATGGTAGAGCCCAATGGCACCGAGTACTGGGGCCTCACGCACTACAAAAAGATCCAGTCCATTGATTATTATACCACCACCGATGCCTTTTCCAACGAAGCGGGCGAGATCAATGAGGCATTGCCGCAAGCCGCATGGCGCGTCACTTTCACAGACAAAGGTGAGAACACATTGGTAGAAACTATTGTTACCTATAAGTCACTGGCAGACCTGGAACAAGTGATCCAGATGGGCATGGAACAAGGCATGATCGCTACGCTGGAAAAACTGGATGAACTGTTACTGACTTTAAAATAA